A stretch of the bacterium genome encodes the following:
- a CDS encoding LysE family transporter produces the protein MTLPFLFGSAFVVALSGALMPGPLLTVTVAHSPRFGWTFGPLAILGHAILELGLISLFFLGAGPLLQSAEVQSVVGLVGGLILLWMSWGMIALARSGGVAEGEAKEPPGGNRAVWLGILSSISNPYWTLWWATVGLAFLTRAAQYGVTGIITFFLGHISGDLAWYTLVSAGASRGKKFVGTPIYSRVVAGCAGLLVVLGWWFVWYGAKLALTL, from the coding sequence GTGACCCTGCCCTTTTTATTCGGGTCCGCCTTCGTGGTGGCCCTCTCCGGCGCTCTCATGCCGGGACCGCTCCTGACGGTGACGGTTGCCCATTCCCCCCGGTTCGGGTGGACCTTCGGCCCCCTGGCCATCCTGGGCCACGCTATCCTCGAACTGGGTCTGATCTCTCTTTTCTTCCTCGGCGCCGGGCCTTTGCTCCAGTCGGCCGAGGTCCAGTCGGTGGTGGGCCTTGTGGGAGGTCTGATCCTTCTCTGGATGAGCTGGGGCATGATCGCTCTTGCCCGGTCCGGCGGCGTCGCCGAAGGGGAAGCGAAGGAACCGCCCGGGGGTAACCGCGCCGTGTGGCTGGGGATCCTGTCGAGTATCTCCAACCCTTACTGGACCCTGTGGTGGGCAACGGTGGGGCTGGCTTTCCTGACCAGGGCCGCCCAGTACGGTGTGACCGGCATCATCACATTTTTCCTGGGCCATATCTCCGGTGACCTGGCCTGGTACACGCTGGTCTCCGCGGGGGCTTCCCGGGGGAAAAAGTTCGTGGGGACGCCGATCTACTCCCGGGTGGTTGCGGGCTGCGCCGGGCTGCTGGTCGTCCTGGGGTGGTGGTTCGTGTGGTACGGAGCCAAGCTGGCACTCACGCTTTGA
- a CDS encoding deoxyribonuclease IV, with protein sequence MGAHESISGGFARSILRAVEDRCEVVQIFTGAPGRWKVPPVDPEAAESFKGAVAEHGIRAVHVHGAYLINPAGPDPELWKRSLAALGEEYLRCRALDVDGLIIHPGSHKGTSIEAGIERAAGMVGTLLSEYPEGPPVLLENTAGSGSVLGGPFSELAAIREASGAKDRVFFCFDTAHAFAAGYDLRDRKKVGGTMKRIDDEAGLAHVRAVHLNDTKKELGSGVDRHERIGEGFIGDDGFAALLAMEEFSSLPGFLETTPVPDAEGRYRPQVERLLGLRGARP encoded by the coding sequence ATAGGCGCCCACGAATCCATCTCCGGCGGTTTTGCCCGCTCCATCCTCAGGGCCGTGGAGGACCGCTGCGAGGTCGTCCAGATCTTCACCGGCGCTCCGGGCCGGTGGAAGGTTCCCCCCGTGGACCCGGAAGCCGCCGAATCTTTCAAGGGGGCTGTGGCGGAACACGGCATCCGCGCCGTCCATGTCCACGGGGCCTACCTCATCAACCCCGCCGGTCCTGACCCCGAGCTGTGGAAGCGGTCCCTTGCCGCCCTCGGGGAGGAGTATCTCCGCTGCCGCGCCCTTGATGTGGACGGCCTCATCATCCACCCGGGCAGCCACAAGGGCACCTCCATCGAGGCCGGGATCGAAAGGGCGGCCGGGATGGTGGGGACCCTGCTGTCGGAATACCCCGAAGGGCCGCCGGTCCTGCTGGAAAACACCGCAGGGTCCGGCTCTGTTCTGGGCGGTCCCTTCTCTGAGCTCGCCGCCATAAGGGAAGCTTCCGGGGCTAAGGACAGGGTTTTTTTCTGCTTCGATACGGCCCACGCCTTCGCGGCCGGGTACGATCTGCGGGACAGGAAAAAGGTTGGCGGGACGATGAAACGGATCGACGACGAGGCGGGGCTTGCCCATGTCCGGGCGGTGCACCTGAACGACACGAAAAAGGAGTTGGGATCCGGGGTGGACCGGCACGAGAGGATCGGTGAAGGGTTCATCGGGGACGACGGGTTTGCCGCCCTCCTGGCCATGGAGGAGTTTTCGTCCCTGCCGGGGTTCCTGGAAACGACCCCCGTCCCGGATGCCGAGGGACGGTACCGGCCCCAGGTGGAAAGGCTCCTGGGGCTCCGGGGAGCGCGGCCGTGA
- the nikR gene encoding nickel-responsive transcriptional regulator NikR, with protein sequence MSEKTTRFGVSIPNRLLERFDSLIEEKGYGNRSEALRDLIRDFLVEAEWESDEETIGTVTLVYDHHVRELSEELNSIQHEMGDAIISSLHVHLDHHMCMEVVLVRGKSSEIRRMADRLIGTKGVVHGKLTAATVGRSF encoded by the coding sequence GTGAGCGAAAAAACCACCCGGTTCGGGGTGTCCATCCCGAACCGGCTCCTGGAGCGGTTCGACAGCCTCATTGAAGAGAAGGGATACGGCAACCGTTCCGAGGCCCTTCGCGACCTCATCAGGGATTTTCTCGTGGAGGCCGAGTGGGAATCGGACGAGGAGACCATCGGCACGGTCACCTTGGTCTACGACCACCACGTGCGGGAACTTTCCGAGGAGCTGAACTCCATCCAGCACGAGATGGGCGATGCCATTATCTCCTCCCTCCACGTACACCTGGACCATCACATGTGCATGGAGGTGGTCCTGGTGAGGGGGAAGAGCAGCGAGATCCGCAGGATGGCCGACCGCCTCATCGGCACGAAAGGCGTGGTGCATGGGAAGCTGACAGCTGCAACTGTTGGAAGATCGTTCTGA